Proteins from a single region of Amblyomma americanum isolate KBUSLIRL-KWMA chromosome 10, ASM5285725v1, whole genome shotgun sequence:
- the LOC144108556 gene encoding uncharacterized protein LOC144108556, whose translation MDTPTTAAQQLLFSLYDESQGSENQVQLHTVPENEQSSSSMTSPYGPWTTGETKLLLDCYVRYTPQVGPQRRFRSKKMMYEQIAQDIQRILGVIRTGVQCETRFKTLAKRKRNEDRNNGTSGQSRCAVPYEEEFAAIRAIDDSIEPEVLRGVGKVSYKKTISNTASAAPSSVSCSDGIEESVNDISSDDPTVDSGSSFEEKENKRYRTDRKMRPSTSRMQEMALFFEEIRKINNEKEARREEREQRKVDRHQALLKADAEQMAVLKDILNSK comes from the exons AGAGCCAAGGAAGCGAAAATCAAGTACAGCTGCACACAGTGCCTGAAAATGAGCAGTCGAGCAGCAGCATGACGTCACCTTATG GACCATGGACTACAGGTGAAACAAAGCTGCTTCTGGACTGTTATGTACGCTACACGCCACAGGTGGGGCCTCAAAGGAGGTTCCGCAGCAAGAAAATGATGTATGAGCAGATTGCTCAAGACATACAGAGAATTCTTGGAGTCATTCGCACAGGAGTCCAGTGTGAGACCAGGTTCAAGACGCTGGCCAAACGAAAACGCAATGAGGACAGAAATAATGGAACTTCTGGACAGTCTCGCTGTGCAGTGCCGTATGAAGAAGAATTTGCAGCTATCAGAGCAATTGATGACAGCATTGAGCCTGAAGTTCTGCGAGGTGTGGGAAAAGTTTCATACAAAAAGACCATCTCAAACACTGCTAGTGCAGCTCCTTCGAGTGTCAGCTGCTCTGATGGCATCGAGGAAAGCGTCAATGATATATCATCTGATGACCCTACGGTAGACTCTGGTTCATCATTTgaggagaaagaaaataaaaggtacCGCACAGACAGAAAGATGCGCCCGAGCACATCTAGGATGCAGGAAATGGCATTATTTTTTGAGGAAATTCGAAAGAtcaacaatgaaaaagaagctcGGCGCGAAGAAAGAGAACAGAGAAAAGTAGACAGGCACCAGGCACTACTCAAAGCTGATGCGGAGCAAATGGCAGTGCTGAAGGATATTTTGAACTCAAAATAA